One Tomitella gaofuii DNA segment encodes these proteins:
- a CDS encoding MDR family MFS transporter, which yields MSAPAAARTPREYSHSEVLGVMAGLLAALFTAMLSTTVVATALPTIMADLHGTQRQYTWVITASLLMMTISTPIWGKLSDLFSKKLLTQLAILLFVAGSLAAGFTHSIALMMVARAVQGMAMGGLIALVQSVMGSIVSPRDRGRYAGYMGAVMTVATVSGPLLGGIITDGIGWRWTFFVCVPLAVVALALIQWKLDLPANPRSGRARIDYLGGILLSIAAALPMLWVTFAGSDYAWISWQSGAFLAGFLVTAALTVLVELRAPEPMLPLRVLRNSTAVLMIVASLAVGVAMFGAGVFLTQYFQLGAGYTPTKAGMMTIPMIISQMLSATIGGQIVSRTGRWKPIMVVGSITMLAGLVGLGTISHTTSYPLVALYMVLLGLGVGTLVQNIVLAVQNTVDVTEVGAASAAIAFFRSLGGAVGVSVLGAVLTNLVAGNIREGLGQMGIPADRLGSSGDTQLDVSGLPPEVRGVFHDAYADGFGPLFMIAAGIAVVTVLAVIAVRETPLRLTIAMDRPEGGAPASAKASPPASAEATPSPSVSADSPPASAAADETAGTSRGS from the coding sequence ATGAGCGCGCCCGCCGCCGCGCGCACACCGCGCGAGTACTCGCATTCCGAAGTCCTCGGCGTCATGGCCGGCCTGCTCGCGGCCTTGTTCACCGCGATGCTCTCCACCACCGTCGTCGCCACCGCGCTGCCCACGATCATGGCCGACCTGCACGGCACACAACGGCAATACACGTGGGTGATCACGGCAAGTCTGCTGATGATGACGATCAGCACGCCGATCTGGGGCAAGCTGTCGGATCTGTTCAGCAAGAAGCTGCTCACCCAACTGGCGATCCTGCTGTTCGTCGCGGGATCGTTGGCGGCCGGCTTCACCCATTCCATCGCGCTGATGATGGTGGCGCGCGCCGTGCAGGGCATGGCGATGGGCGGCCTGATCGCGCTGGTGCAGTCCGTGATGGGGTCGATCGTCTCGCCCCGCGACCGCGGCCGCTACGCCGGTTACATGGGCGCCGTCATGACCGTCGCCACCGTGTCCGGGCCGCTGCTGGGCGGGATCATCACCGACGGTATCGGCTGGCGCTGGACGTTCTTCGTGTGCGTGCCGCTCGCCGTCGTCGCGCTCGCCCTCATCCAGTGGAAGCTGGACCTGCCCGCCAACCCCCGCTCCGGCCGCGCCCGCATCGACTACCTCGGCGGCATCCTGCTGTCCATCGCCGCCGCCCTGCCGATGCTGTGGGTGACGTTCGCGGGCAGCGACTACGCCTGGATCTCCTGGCAGTCGGGCGCATTCCTGGCCGGGTTCCTCGTGACCGCCGCCCTCACCGTGCTCGTCGAGCTGCGCGCACCCGAGCCGATGCTGCCGCTGCGGGTGCTCCGCAACTCCACCGCGGTGCTGATGATCGTCGCCAGCCTGGCCGTGGGCGTGGCCATGTTCGGCGCCGGGGTGTTCCTCACCCAGTACTTCCAGCTGGGCGCCGGGTACACGCCCACTAAGGCCGGGATGATGACGATCCCGATGATCATCTCCCAGATGCTCTCCGCCACCATCGGGGGCCAGATCGTCAGCCGCACCGGCCGATGGAAACCGATCATGGTGGTCGGCAGCATCACCATGCTCGCAGGACTGGTCGGGCTGGGCACCATCTCGCACACCACGTCCTACCCCCTCGTCGCGCTCTACATGGTGCTGCTGGGGCTCGGCGTGGGCACCCTGGTGCAGAACATCGTGCTCGCGGTGCAGAACACCGTCGACGTCACCGAGGTGGGCGCCGCCTCCGCGGCCATCGCATTCTTCCGCTCCCTCGGCGGCGCGGTCGGCGTTTCCGTCCTCGGCGCGGTGCTGACCAACCTGGTGGCGGGCAACATCCGGGAAGGCCTCGGCCAGATGGGGATCCCCGCCGATCGGCTCGGTTCGTCCGGCGACACGCAGCTCGACGTAAGCGGGCTGCCGCCGGAGGTGCGCGGAGTGTTCCACGACGCATACGCCGACGGGTTCGGGCCGTTGTTCATGATCGCGGCCGGCATCGCCGTCGTGACGGTGCTGGCAGTGATCGCGGTGCGCGAGACGCCGCTGCGGCTCACGATCGCGATGGACCGGCCCGAGGGCGGCGCGCCGGCCTCGGCAAAGGCCTCCCCACCGGCCTCCGCAGAGGCAACGCCCTCGCCCTCAGTCTCTGCGGATTCACCACCGGCGAGTGCCGCGGCCGATGAGACGGCCGGCACGTCGCGCGGCTCCTGA
- a CDS encoding SDR family oxidoreductase: MVVCKAGGPVSGKAVAVTGGAQGIGREIARLLVESGAWVVIGDRDVDAARSTAAELGPRAVALALDVTSTESFLGFLTGAEDAVGPLDVLVNNAGVMWVGPFDAEPDSATDAMLAVNLRGVIRGVRLAAPAMRERGAGHIVTVASAAARLAPPGEATYAATKHGVLGYLTAVREELRGSGVAITAVMPVVVDTKLAEGTDAGGAALLQPEDVAQAVASAIRRPRFEVTVPGYVGPLARAVALLPQRVRDAVHRRLVPDQVEAVRGSGARADYESRALGGAAGEERNAH; this comes from the coding sequence ATGGTCGTATGCAAGGCGGGTGGGCCGGTTTCAGGCAAGGCCGTCGCCGTCACGGGAGGCGCGCAGGGAATCGGGCGGGAGATCGCGCGTCTGCTGGTCGAATCCGGCGCCTGGGTCGTCATCGGCGATCGGGATGTCGACGCGGCGCGGTCGACGGCGGCGGAGCTGGGCCCGCGTGCTGTCGCGCTGGCGCTGGACGTCACGTCCACCGAGTCGTTCCTCGGATTCCTCACTGGCGCCGAGGATGCGGTGGGCCCGCTGGACGTGCTGGTCAACAACGCCGGCGTCATGTGGGTGGGTCCCTTCGACGCGGAGCCGGACTCGGCGACGGACGCGATGCTCGCGGTCAACCTGCGCGGCGTGATCCGCGGGGTGCGGCTCGCGGCCCCGGCGATGCGCGAGCGCGGCGCCGGGCACATCGTCACCGTCGCGTCCGCGGCAGCCCGCCTCGCCCCGCCCGGGGAGGCGACGTACGCGGCCACCAAGCACGGGGTGCTGGGGTACCTCACCGCGGTGCGGGAGGAGTTGCGCGGCAGCGGGGTCGCGATCACGGCGGTCATGCCGGTGGTGGTGGATACGAAACTCGCCGAGGGCACCGATGCCGGCGGGGCGGCGCTGCTGCAACCGGAGGACGTGGCCCAGGCGGTGGCATCGGCGATCCGCCGGCCCCGGTTCGAGGTGACGGTGCCCGGCTACGTCGGCCCGCTCGCCCGCGCCGTCGCGCTGCTGCCCCAGCGTGTGCGGGACGCGGTGCACCGGCGGTTGGTGCCGGATCAGGTCGAGGCCGTGCGCGGGTCGGGCGCGCGTGCCGATTACGAATCGCGGGCGCTCGGCGGCGCCGCAGGAGAGGAGCGGAATGCGCACTGA
- a CDS encoding MarR family winged helix-turn-helix transcriptional regulator, with translation MIEGAQAGVILGEMVEIGRTFRAAGRRSRERGLTGTKFSVLQQLRASSTRLTDLAVRLELSTPVTSRAVQALESESLVERNPDPDDARAVRVSITDAGLAYLTVRENAAVSAFAAHLGDWSPSEAARTIETLRTLRDRLARAFDDLEGPGAQSSDEAGIPA, from the coding sequence GTGATCGAGGGAGCACAGGCGGGGGTCATCCTCGGCGAGATGGTGGAGATCGGCCGCACATTCCGTGCGGCCGGCCGGCGGAGCAGGGAACGGGGCCTCACCGGCACCAAGTTCAGCGTGCTCCAGCAATTGCGCGCCTCGAGCACCAGACTCACGGACCTTGCAGTACGGCTTGAGCTATCCACCCCCGTCACATCGCGCGCGGTCCAGGCACTGGAGTCGGAGAGCCTGGTCGAACGCAATCCCGACCCCGACGACGCACGCGCCGTCCGGGTCTCCATCACCGACGCCGGCCTGGCGTATCTCACCGTGCGGGAGAATGCCGCCGTCAGCGCATTCGCGGCCCACCTGGGCGACTGGTCGCCTTCCGAGGCCGCCCGCACCATCGAGACCCTGCGAACGCTGCGGGACAGGCTCGCCCGCGCATTCGACGATCTGGAAGGCCCCGGCGCACAGTCCTCCGACGAGGCCGGGATCCCCGCATGA
- a CDS encoding class II aldolase/adducin family protein, whose protein sequence is MPELDVREEIVLLGRTLWAEGYCDHLAGHITVNMGDGTLLCNPWLLTWEEMMPGDVLRIDLDGNVIEGDWPVPLGIPLHLALHVARPEVQYAVHNHSEYGTVWSDLKAVPPAYDQSSSLGGGEVVLVDEYEGAVNSREAADAAVRAIGDADRAILGGHGVFVIGDTARAAYLRAVALEQRAKNAWMVRVAGGPEKSSLPDWWMDRQANSDGNGYHGFWEAAVRKALRDEPTLAAEVLSRPR, encoded by the coding sequence ATGCCGGAGCTCGATGTGCGCGAGGAGATCGTCCTGCTGGGCCGCACGCTGTGGGCGGAAGGGTACTGCGATCACCTGGCCGGGCACATCACGGTGAACATGGGCGACGGGACGCTGCTGTGCAACCCGTGGCTGCTCACCTGGGAGGAGATGATGCCCGGGGACGTGCTGCGCATCGACCTCGACGGCAACGTCATCGAGGGTGATTGGCCGGTGCCGCTGGGGATCCCCCTGCACTTGGCGCTGCACGTGGCCCGCCCCGAGGTGCAGTACGCGGTGCACAATCATTCCGAGTACGGCACGGTGTGGAGCGACCTCAAGGCGGTTCCGCCTGCGTACGACCAGAGCTCGAGCCTTGGCGGCGGCGAGGTGGTGCTCGTGGACGAGTACGAGGGGGCCGTGAACAGTCGTGAGGCCGCGGATGCGGCGGTGCGCGCGATCGGCGATGCCGATCGGGCGATCCTGGGCGGGCACGGGGTGTTCGTCATCGGGGACACCGCGCGGGCGGCATACCTGCGCGCGGTGGCGCTGGAGCAGCGGGCGAAGAACGCGTGGATGGTGCGGGTGGCGGGCGGCCCGGAGAAGTCGTCGCTGCCGGACTGGTGGATGGATCGGCAGGCCAACAGCGACGGAAACGGTTATCACGGGTTCTGGGAGGCGGCCGTGCGCAAGGCCCTCCGGGACGAACCCACACTCGCGGCGGAGGTGCTGTCCCGGCCGCGCTGA
- the bluB gene encoding 5,6-dimethylbenzimidazole synthase, translating into MSVHEAIALRRDVRAEFSGDPIDDATLMRILGSAHRAPSVGNTQPWDFVVIRDPDTLDAFAGHVAGKRRAFAESLPPERTDTFNPIKIEGIRESRTGIVVTYDGSRGGPNILGRHTIEDTGLFSAVLAIQNLWLAAVSEGIGVGWVSFYDEDYLTRLVGIPAPVRPIAWLCVGPVTGFQQVPDLERFGWRGRRPLEDAVHQERYRG; encoded by the coding sequence ATGAGCGTCCACGAGGCCATCGCCCTGCGCCGCGACGTGCGCGCCGAGTTCAGCGGCGACCCCATCGACGACGCCACGCTCATGCGCATCCTCGGCTCGGCGCACCGGGCGCCGTCCGTCGGCAATACCCAGCCCTGGGATTTCGTCGTGATCCGCGACCCTGACACGCTGGACGCGTTCGCCGGGCACGTCGCGGGCAAGCGGCGTGCGTTCGCCGAATCGCTGCCGCCGGAACGCACGGACACGTTCAACCCGATCAAGATCGAGGGTATCCGCGAGAGCCGCACCGGCATCGTCGTCACCTACGACGGATCGCGCGGGGGCCCGAACATCCTGGGCCGGCACACCATCGAGGACACCGGGCTGTTCTCGGCGGTGCTGGCCATCCAGAACCTGTGGCTCGCGGCCGTGTCCGAGGGGATCGGCGTGGGCTGGGTGTCCTTCTACGACGAGGACTACCTCACCCGCCTGGTGGGGATCCCGGCTCCGGTCCGCCCCATCGCGTGGCTGTGCGTCGGCCCGGTGACCGGGTTCCAGCAGGTTCCCGACCTGGAACGGTTCGGCTGGCGGGGGCGGCGGCCACTGGAGGACGCGGTGCACCAGGAGCGCTACCGCGGCTGA
- a CDS encoding esterase/lipase family protein: protein MPNSPLAHALGDAIAAPIRLATVLQQSIAALDQVTGDAVRDAAALTLAATARSAAVSARARTAAAGTEPTGTPNGPEAGATPDAGATTVAVTLPGADVEPAGPDAAAVHVLTGPALEADAVASYAAPELVPHKHRRVDYDFFSGIAPEIRNPGGALPGANLWDTPPSAERPVPVVLVHGTAGGGQTNWGPYVPLLTNHGFSVFTLTYGAIPGSAWPVSAMGGMRRIEDSAAEFGAFVERVLDATGARQVDVVGHSQGTLVPGYWAKHLGGADRIRRYVSLAPLWHGTRAFGGLRGTLAAVGMRFGVAGLDVAASLSIPQMITGSDFLAELWSGGSPYVAGIEYTNISTRHDEFVVPYTSGQVPGGPGMDVTNIVVQDGCPADHSDHLGICGSRRAATIALNALDDIDQTPVPVEFVPPFFG, encoded by the coding sequence GTGCCGAACTCCCCCCTGGCCCACGCTCTCGGCGACGCGATCGCCGCCCCCATCCGCCTGGCCACGGTGCTGCAGCAGTCGATCGCCGCGCTCGACCAGGTGACCGGCGACGCCGTCCGCGATGCCGCGGCACTCACGCTGGCCGCCACCGCGCGTTCGGCCGCCGTCTCGGCGCGCGCCCGCACGGCCGCCGCCGGCACTGAGCCCACCGGCACCCCGAACGGCCCGGAGGCCGGCGCGACTCCCGACGCCGGCGCCACGACAGTGGCCGTCACCCTGCCCGGGGCGGACGTGGAGCCGGCCGGGCCCGACGCGGCCGCGGTGCACGTGCTCACCGGCCCCGCACTCGAAGCGGACGCCGTCGCCTCCTACGCCGCGCCGGAACTCGTCCCGCACAAGCATCGCCGCGTGGACTACGACTTCTTCTCCGGTATCGCCCCCGAGATCCGCAATCCCGGCGGAGCCCTCCCCGGGGCCAACCTGTGGGATACGCCCCCCAGCGCCGAGCGCCCGGTGCCCGTCGTCCTGGTCCACGGCACTGCCGGCGGCGGGCAGACCAACTGGGGCCCGTATGTCCCGCTGCTCACCAACCACGGCTTCTCCGTGTTCACGCTGACCTACGGCGCGATCCCCGGCTCGGCCTGGCCCGTCTCCGCGATGGGCGGGATGCGCCGCATCGAAGACAGCGCGGCGGAGTTCGGCGCGTTCGTCGAGCGCGTGCTCGACGCCACCGGGGCCCGGCAGGTGGACGTCGTCGGTCATTCCCAAGGCACCCTGGTCCCCGGCTACTGGGCCAAGCACCTCGGCGGGGCCGACCGCATCCGCCGGTACGTCTCGCTGGCACCGCTGTGGCACGGCACCCGGGCGTTCGGCGGGCTGCGCGGCACGCTGGCCGCGGTCGGCATGCGGTTCGGCGTCGCCGGGCTCGACGTGGCGGCCAGCCTGTCCATCCCGCAGATGATCACCGGATCCGACTTCCTCGCCGAGCTGTGGTCCGGCGGGAGCCCGTACGTGGCGGGGATCGAGTACACCAACATCTCCACCCGGCACGACGAGTTCGTGGTGCCCTACACGAGCGGACAGGTGCCCGGCGGCCCCGGGATGGACGTCACCAACATCGTCGTCCAGGACGGGTGCCCCGCCGACCACAGCGACCACCTGGGCATCTGCGGATCCCGGCGCGCCGCCACCATTGCCCTCAACGCCCTCGACGACATCGACCAGACGCCCGTGCCCGTCGAGTTCGTGCCGCCGTTCTTCGGATAG
- a CDS encoding tocopherol cyclase family protein, whose product MGSLYDAYRGTGADLPFGDPLRAHGVAMEGYFWRFTRPDTGDVVIALCGVNQGKVHERGAGDRWATVGLAGHPGGFLRTAAVPGASAAKHRLGACAGKTGGAARVGTFFGDDGRVRVDLGARSRLDVTVSGHARWPRRRFGGSSVFQCVPALNQYWHPWLLGGRAHGTAVLGGNEIDLTGAQVYAEKNWGRGGFPDSWWWGQAHGFDDPDACVAFAGGVVTAGPLRTEVTALVVALPGGPVIRLGNPVTSPVRAVVTDEAWSLHGRNRSWEVGVEAESPLCAAHVLPVPLPSERRNVPGAIEHLAGRLTVEVRRRGRAYWRGETRLAALEHGGIDRARAEVRRRGGPADATGAPPPR is encoded by the coding sequence ATGGGATCGCTGTACGACGCATACCGCGGCACCGGTGCCGACCTGCCCTTCGGCGACCCGCTCCGGGCGCACGGCGTCGCGATGGAGGGCTATTTCTGGCGGTTCACCCGGCCGGACACGGGTGATGTGGTGATCGCCCTGTGCGGGGTCAATCAGGGCAAGGTGCATGAGCGCGGAGCCGGCGACCGGTGGGCGACCGTGGGGCTGGCCGGGCACCCGGGCGGATTCCTGCGCACCGCCGCGGTGCCGGGCGCGTCGGCGGCGAAGCACCGCCTGGGGGCATGCGCGGGCAAGACGGGCGGCGCCGCCCGGGTCGGGACCTTCTTCGGCGACGACGGACGTGTACGAGTGGACCTCGGCGCCCGGTCCCGGCTCGACGTCACCGTCTCCGGGCACGCCCGCTGGCCCCGCCGTCGCTTCGGGGGTTCGAGCGTGTTCCAGTGCGTCCCCGCGCTCAACCAGTACTGGCACCCGTGGCTGCTCGGCGGACGCGCCCACGGAACGGCGGTGCTCGGGGGTAACGAGATCGACCTCACCGGCGCGCAGGTGTATGCCGAGAAAAACTGGGGGCGCGGCGGTTTCCCCGACTCGTGGTGGTGGGGGCAGGCGCACGGGTTCGACGACCCGGACGCGTGCGTGGCCTTCGCCGGGGGAGTGGTGACGGCGGGGCCGTTGCGCACCGAGGTCACGGCCCTGGTGGTGGCGCTCCCCGGCGGCCCCGTGATCCGGCTCGGCAACCCCGTGACGTCGCCGGTGCGCGCCGTCGTCACGGACGAAGCCTGGTCGCTGCACGGCCGGAACAGAAGCTGGGAAGTCGGCGTGGAAGCGGAGTCGCCGCTGTGCGCCGCCCATGTGCTGCCTGTGCCGCTGCCATCCGAACGCCGCAATGTTCCCGGTGCCATCGAGCACCTTGCCGGGCGGCTGACAGTGGAGGTGCGGCGCCGCGGGCGTGCGTACTGGCGGGGCGAGACACGCCTTGCCGCCTTGGAACACGGCGGGATCGACCGCGCCCGGGCCGAGGTGCGGCGCCGCGGCGGGCCGGCCGACGCTACCGGCGCGCCGCCACCACGGTGA
- a CDS encoding TetR/AcrR family transcriptional regulator, producing the protein MSDNVGRRYGGLTAPERTARRRAAILAAALDRFGTEGYRAASVKQVCRSAQLTERYFYESFADREDCLGALYDELVAELRDATHSAVDGIPTGGSAAEGGLSEGGARGSAADAAAAAGLEAFVRNLTGDPRRARVVLIEVVGVSEEMERRRHRVLREFADLAVAVWTRDGVQTPPEEARLAATALVGGVNHLLVDWLMDGRRTDPAVLSRLCTRLFQAARRSVEGAG; encoded by the coding sequence ATGTCAGACAACGTCGGCCGACGATACGGCGGGCTCACGGCACCGGAACGCACGGCACGCCGCCGGGCCGCGATCCTCGCCGCCGCACTCGACCGTTTCGGCACCGAGGGCTACCGGGCCGCCTCCGTCAAGCAGGTCTGCCGGAGCGCGCAACTCACCGAACGCTACTTCTACGAGTCGTTCGCCGACCGTGAGGACTGCCTCGGCGCCCTCTACGACGAACTCGTCGCCGAATTGCGCGACGCCACGCACTCCGCCGTCGACGGCATCCCGACCGGGGGGAGTGCGGCCGAGGGCGGCCTGTCCGAAGGCGGTGCTCGCGGGTCCGCGGCGGATGCCGCCGCGGCCGCCGGCCTCGAGGCGTTCGTCCGCAACCTCACCGGCGACCCGCGCCGCGCCCGGGTCGTCCTCATCGAAGTCGTCGGCGTTTCCGAGGAGATGGAGCGCCGGCGCCACCGCGTGCTGCGCGAGTTCGCCGATCTGGCGGTGGCGGTATGGACCCGCGACGGCGTCCAGACGCCCCCCGAGGAGGCGCGGCTCGCCGCGACCGCGCTCGTCGGCGGGGTCAACCACCTTCTCGTCGACTGGCTCATGGACGGTCGCCGCACCGATCCCGCCGTCCTGTCACGCCTGTGCACGCGCCTCTTCCAGGCCGCCCGCCGGAGCGTGGAGGGGGCCGGGTAG
- a CDS encoding FAD-dependent oxidoreductase produces MAAGPAAGGHDVVVVGAGAAGAAAALSAHQAGARVLVLEKGDADSAGGNTRVSGGGWFTHDDPERAAVFLRALCGPYGLDEEVIRAWAAETAVNSQWMRSLGAPVARSGEYHTSPEYLGVDGADCYTGMDTVDGRMGNGALLAFLRGALADNGIEVREGAAARELLRDGAGRVGGIVLDDGTTIGARGVVLATGGFAANPQMVRDYLRVPDHVLWGSPNSTGDGHRMAQQAGADLWHMDNMMTITGVETGRRTGMYLALWGSPHYLFVSAAGRRFADETAEARHGHVEHDGRYEHFPTHRFHVVFDGRLFAAGPLSPDRGVLPVGWELLENGTRWSADNSAEIADGRITSADTPGALAEAIGVDPETLETTLRHYNAACASGRDDWFGRDPATLGAVDRAPYYALEVVPMIGWSSGGPRRDGRSRVLDVRGEPIPGLFAAGEVSSTYSWCKDGGFHIADALAFGRIAGREAAALAEAAVC; encoded by the coding sequence ATGGCAGCGGGACCGGCAGCAGGTGGTCATGACGTGGTGGTCGTCGGCGCGGGCGCGGCCGGTGCGGCCGCCGCGCTGAGTGCGCACCAGGCGGGCGCCCGCGTGCTGGTGCTGGAGAAGGGGGACGCCGATTCTGCGGGTGGGAACACGCGGGTCTCCGGCGGCGGCTGGTTCACCCACGACGACCCCGAGCGTGCCGCGGTGTTCCTCCGCGCCCTGTGTGGCCCGTACGGGCTCGACGAGGAGGTCATCCGCGCCTGGGCCGCGGAGACGGCCGTGAACTCGCAATGGATGCGATCGCTCGGCGCGCCGGTGGCGCGCAGCGGCGAATACCACACCAGCCCGGAGTACCTCGGCGTGGACGGCGCCGACTGCTACACGGGTATGGACACGGTGGACGGCCGGATGGGCAACGGCGCGCTCCTCGCCTTCCTGCGGGGCGCCCTGGCGGACAACGGCATCGAGGTGCGGGAGGGTGCCGCCGCCCGAGAGCTGCTCCGCGACGGGGCCGGCCGGGTCGGAGGGATCGTGCTCGACGACGGGACGACGATCGGGGCCCGGGGCGTGGTGCTGGCGACCGGCGGTTTCGCCGCGAACCCGCAGATGGTGAGGGACTACCTGCGCGTGCCGGACCACGTGCTGTGGGGTTCGCCGAACTCCACGGGCGACGGCCACCGGATGGCGCAGCAGGCGGGCGCCGACCTGTGGCACATGGACAACATGATGACGATCACCGGCGTGGAGACGGGCCGGCGGACGGGGATGTACCTGGCGCTGTGGGGTTCGCCGCATTACCTGTTCGTCTCGGCGGCCGGGCGCCGCTTCGCCGACGAGACCGCGGAGGCGCGGCACGGACACGTCGAACACGACGGCCGGTATGAGCATTTCCCCACGCACCGGTTCCATGTGGTGTTCGACGGACGCCTGTTCGCGGCCGGACCGCTGAGCCCCGACCGCGGAGTGCTGCCGGTCGGGTGGGAGCTGCTGGAGAACGGCACGCGGTGGAGTGCCGACAACTCCGCGGAGATCGCCGACGGGCGGATCACCTCGGCCGACACCCCGGGGGCTCTCGCAGAGGCCATCGGGGTGGACCCGGAGACCCTGGAGACGACGCTACGCCACTACAACGCGGCGTGCGCTTCGGGCCGTGACGACTGGTTCGGGCGCGATCCGGCGACGCTGGGTGCGGTGGACAGGGCACCGTACTACGCGCTCGAGGTGGTACCGATGATCGGCTGGAGCAGCGGCGGGCCCCGACGTGACGGGCGTTCCCGGGTGCTGGACGTGCGTGGCGAGCCGATCCCCGGGCTGTTCGCGGCGGGTGAGGTGAGCTCCACCTACAGCTGGTGCAAGGACGGGGGGTTCCACATCGCCGACGCGCTCGCGTTCGGGCGCATCGCGGGGCGGGAGGCGGCGGCGCTTGCGGAGGCAGCCGTATGTTGA
- a CDS encoding HNH endonuclease signature motif containing protein, translating to MGEAAAGDATRGTVFEATRVVDGAGMAGPDAARGGDGVATMADLLMAPMSGGLWRCTDRMLDGFVAEMAGWRRCLEVAETRVLAEQVRRRTEATGMAAHAAVNRVGDGLALAASLSTDQARARVGFATGLAALPDTLAGVADGSVSREQAGKIVKLADAVPDMPGRAQTVAMCERALVEAARISTGVGRAFGAALSNLRTALDPDGKAPADDPSRNEFTLSPLLDGRYRVRGNLDAASAEALYAAILPMAAPRPEDDGTRDRRGAPQRRADALGELVRRFLAGLGPDIAAAVGGDDAADGHDAANAPAGSSAAAGNRDGPVPGGYARPQVHVHIRAEDLAGVPGGREAFLELLRAGRISEMFAALHAGRGEYTGTLGFGEVRGIACDAAVTPVIVDGHGVPLALGRTVRLASAAQRRALAVRDQGCAFPACSRPTAWTEAHHIVAWSAGGRTDLDNLVSLCSAHHRAVHNDGWEIALSEHRLPVFRPPARIDPHRRWVDTHGLATGGPATPGDGDPPPR from the coding sequence ATGGGGGAAGCAGCGGCCGGGGACGCGACGCGGGGGACGGTGTTCGAGGCGACCCGGGTGGTGGACGGGGCGGGTATGGCCGGGCCGGACGCCGCCCGCGGCGGTGACGGTGTGGCGACGATGGCGGATCTGCTGATGGCGCCGATGTCCGGCGGTTTGTGGCGGTGTACCGACCGGATGCTCGACGGGTTCGTCGCCGAGATGGCCGGCTGGCGCCGCTGCCTCGAGGTCGCCGAGACCCGGGTGCTCGCCGAGCAGGTACGCCGCCGCACCGAAGCCACCGGCATGGCCGCGCATGCGGCGGTCAACCGGGTCGGCGACGGGCTGGCGCTGGCCGCATCGCTGTCGACCGATCAGGCCCGGGCCCGGGTCGGGTTCGCGACGGGCTTGGCCGCACTGCCCGATACGCTCGCAGGCGTCGCCGACGGGTCGGTCTCGCGCGAGCAGGCCGGCAAGATCGTCAAGCTCGCCGACGCGGTGCCCGATATGCCGGGCCGGGCGCAGACGGTCGCGATGTGCGAGAGGGCGCTGGTCGAGGCCGCGCGGATCAGCACCGGGGTGGGCCGCGCGTTCGGCGCTGCCCTATCGAATCTGCGTACCGCGTTGGACCCGGACGGCAAGGCCCCGGCCGACGACCCGTCGCGCAACGAGTTCACGCTGTCGCCGCTGCTCGATGGCCGGTACCGCGTGCGCGGCAACCTCGATGCGGCGAGCGCCGAGGCGCTGTACGCGGCGATTCTGCCGATGGCCGCGCCGCGCCCGGAGGACGACGGCACCCGGGACCGGCGCGGCGCCCCGCAGCGCCGCGCGGACGCGCTCGGCGAGCTGGTGCGCCGGTTCCTCGCCGGCCTGGGCCCCGACATCGCCGCCGCAGTGGGCGGGGACGACGCTGCTGACGGGCATGACGCTGCCAATGCGCCCGCAGGGTCCAGTGCCGCCGCAGGAAACAGGGACGGGCCGGTGCCGGGCGGGTATGCGCGGCCGCAGGTGCACGTGCATATCCGTGCCGAGGATCTGGCCGGCGTGCCCGGCGGGCGCGAGGCGTTCCTGGAGTTGCTGCGTGCGGGGCGTATCAGTGAGATGTTCGCGGCGCTGCACGCGGGGCGCGGCGAGTACACCGGCACGCTGGGCTTCGGGGAGGTCCGCGGGATCGCCTGTGATGCGGCGGTGACGCCGGTGATCGTCGATGGTCATGGAGTGCCGTTGGCGTTGGGGCGCACGGTGCGCCTGGCGAGCGCGGCGCAGCGGCGGGCGCTGGCGGTGCGTGATCAGGGGTGCGCGTTCCCGGCGTGTTCGCGGCCCACCGCGTGGACCGAGGCGCATCACATCGTTGCGTGGTCCGCGGGGGGCCGTACCGATCTGGATAATCTGGTGTCGTTGTGTTCCGCGCATCACCGGGCGGTGCACAACGATGGCTGGGAGATCGCACTTTCGGAGCACCGTTTGCCGGTGTTCCGGCCACCGGCGCGGATCGATCCGCACCGGCGGTGGGTCGATACCCACGGCCTTGCCACCGGCGGACCGGCCACGCCCGGCGACGGGGACCCGCCGCCACGGTGA